From the Paramormyrops kingsleyae isolate MSU_618 chromosome 7, PKINGS_0.4, whole genome shotgun sequence genome, one window contains:
- the LOC111837759 gene encoding uncharacterized protein, with product MKSLLAMLVLLTIVVHNKALKCHTCVAGNEDECNQQGTSSCPQCADACVTIMGPSTVVKSCSYKPFCDKAHHNTGGVKMECCFTDDCNGPHRSHSHGEESAAPSLGTRPVLLLLLLLLQLIVSKL from the exons ATGAAGTCTCTCCTGGCGATGCTGGTCCTCCTCACCATTGTCGTGCACA ACAAGGCGCTGAAGTGCCACACGTGCGTGGCGGGCAATGAGGATGAATGCAACCAGCAGGGCACCTCCAGCTGCCCGCAGTGCGCAGACGCCTGTGTCACCATCATGGGGCCCA GTACCGTTGTGAAATCCTGCTCCTACAAGCCTTTCTGTGACAAGGCTCATCACAATACTGGGGGAGTGAAGATGGAGTGCTGCTTTACTGACGACTGCAATGGACCTCATCGTTCCCACAGCCACGGGGAGGAGAGTGCTGCCCCCAGCCTGGGCACCAGGCctgtcctgctgctgctgctcctgctgctTCAGCTGATAGTCAGCAAGCTGTAG